The window AATTGACAAGCCCCTGCCAGACCAGATGAATCGGCGCTCGCTGCTCCGGCAACCCCAGCACAAGCTGGCGGACAATCAGGGTGCGCGCCACCGCATCGTCATGGTCCATTTCGATCCGGTGACGGATCGGTCCGCACTGAAGATAGAGAATCTTTTGGAGCCCGTCCTTGCGAACGGGCGTGGCCGTCAACCCGAGGGTAAACCGGGCAGGGCACTCCTTGAGAGTGGCTTCAAAAGAGGCGGCGGGCACATGGTGGCATTCGTCGATGATGAGGTGGCTGTAATCAGCAAACAGTGCTGCAGCGGAGTCGGCTCTGGCCACCGCCTGCAGCATCCCGAGAGCGAGCGGCGCGCCGGTGTGGCGGGATGATTGAAGAATGTGAATGGCGGATTTCTCAAGGCCCAGGAATGCTTGAAGCTGGGCTCGCCATTGCTCCAGCAGCGGCCTTCGGTGCACCAGAATCAAAGTCGATACCGCTCGGGCCGCGATGGCGGCGCATGCAATGACGGTTTTTCCGGACCCGGGGGGTGCCACCAGCACGCCGTCCTCGTGCTCAAGCAAGGCGTTAAGCGCGACGCGTTGAGCTTCGGTCAGCTTGCCGGTGAACGAAAATGGGACGGCGTTTGCCGGCGGACGCTCATCGGACATGGCGAGGGTGCCGCCGGCCTTGAAGGAGTGATCGGATTTGAGCGAGCGTGCCACGTGGCAGGATGAGGTGACCCGGCCGGGTGGCTCCGCAGAAGATAAAGCGCGGCGTGTTGTAGGTCGGGAACCGCAGCCGTTGCTTCTCATAAAAAATGGGATTGGCGAAGGTGGCTAACCGTCGCAGCGAGGCGATGAGACAAGCCGGCAGACTTTCGGTTTTGACTTCGATGTTCGCCGTGCGTCGTGCGGTAACGACGCCGTTGAAGATGCCATCCGGGACAGAAGCGGGAATGACGTCCAGGGCCTTCTCGTCGTACCGCAGCGAGAAGCTGTCCGGTGGGTGATCGAAGCTGGCATCGTCACTTAGCGGGCCGATGCAATCGAGCACGCTGCGCAGTTCGTCCGGAGAAACCTTGCGGACTTGGCTGAGGTAACGCCACTGGTCCGGGATCGGTGAAAGCCTCTCGTCGAGAAACACCGTGTTGCCGTGTTCTCGGGGCAGTTTCTGCAAGGGTAACGCAATCAGGTTTCCAAACCCGCCTTCGGGCAGCGTATCTTGGTTGGGGAAAAATCGATCATAGGTGCTCAGCTTGATGCCGGGATGGGAGCAGGAAGCCTTGGCCGTGATGAGGGTGGCTAGCCGGCTAGCCAGCGACGCAGCCACAGGCGATGTGAAGAAAATCCAGGCATGGGCGCCTTGGCCGGACCGTGAACGCTCGATACTGGCTTCGACGCCGAGCGCCGCGGCAGCATCTCGGTAAGCGGCCACGTCAGCCTCCCAACCCTCCCCGTCGAAATCCGCTGCCAGGAACGTGCAGGTGTTATCTTCCCGGATCGCGTAGGTCCCAATGGTATGACGGCCGGTAAGGTGGGCGATAACGGCCGCTTCATCGAGCGCAGGGAAATTCTGATGAGGACACTCGGAACATTTGATGCGGGGTTTTTCACAAACCCCGCGCACCCATTCATTGCGGCACACCGGGGCGTAACCTTTCTTGCCAGAAGCCGGATTTTCCCAAAGCCGTGGATACACCGACTCACGGGCTCGAAACAGCGCGAGGAAAAGCGCTGCTTTCTCATGGGGCGTCGATGGCGCAGCTGCGGGAACGGATGGAGGAGGGGTAACGTGCGACTGGTTGCGCAATGCGGCGAGCTGCTCAAGGAGCAACCGTTTTCGCGTGTCCAGGTCCCGAAGCTCCTCCTCGATCGCCTGGATGTGACGCGCCAATGGCGGCGGATTCAGGTGGCTCTGCCCGGCTAACGCCATGTTCAGCGATCCCAGTGGGACCTTATCAATTAGCACGCGCGTTCAACGATGCACAGCCCTCAGAAGCCAAGCGGCTGCGAAGGAAGAACAAAGGCGGTTTCGTGCGGTCGGGCCGCAACCGAAGCAGCGGTTGACCGGACTTCAACAAGACGATGGCGTGAATGTCAATAGCCTTCTCGCTATGAGCGCTCCCAAGCCCTCAGGAATTCTTCTCGCGAGATACCGGTCTGGGTCAGGGCGGTTCGTAACGTCGAGCCCTTGATGGTACGGTGATGGGGAAGGGTGAGCGGTGTGCGGCTCCCATCGGCTTCGAGCCGACTAAGCGCGACGTGATTGCCACGACGTACGACTTCGAAACCGAGCGCGGCCAGCGTGCGCAACACCCGCTCAAGAGGAGCGTCTACTGGGAACTTGGCCATACCCTCGCAGAGGGCCGCAATCAACCAGGGACGGCCACTTCGGTGACGAACGCTTCGAGGATTGGGCCATCCTCAGCCGGGGCAAGCGATTCTGGCCCGAACGTCTCGACATGAAACGCGATGGCGGAGCGCACGTCTGCCAGCGCCGCTTCGTAAGTATCGCCTTGGCCGAGGATCGCCCCGCGCCCGAGCCCTAAAGGGTAGGCCACAAAGCCATCGGGGTGTTTCTCGATCACCAGCTTCAGGTGTGACGGCATACAGCCGATTTTCGAGGAATCGGGGTTTAGAAGCAAGCCGCCGGTGGGTTTGCCTTGCGGGCGCTTGCGCAAGAGAAGGGCCGGCCAGCCCTGCCCGAGCAAGCTTACGGCAAAAAATCGCGGGATCCGTGAAGGGAAGAGGGTTACCGAATTCCTTTGTTTATCGACGTTTTTCACCAAAGTCGACGTGGCGTTCACCGGCCCCGGTACAACCGCGTTGCCAAGGCTGGACCAATACGTGGGGTGTCCTTGTCAGACCGCGGGAAGGCCGATTTTCTCAGGGAAACAAGCGTATCAAAGGACTTCAAGCTTAAGGAGCATAAGCTGGCACTGGGAGCATAAGCTGGCACTGAGCCGTCGAATAGCGCTTGTAGATCCCCCGGTAGTTATCCCTTGAAAATTAGCCGGAGACAAACCGACCCGACGCGCCGCAGTCACACGGACCGGGGCCACTGAGGACCCCTCCCTTCCATTGGCCCATCCTCATATTTGTCCACATCAGCACGGCCCGACCATAGGAAATTCAAAAACGACTTATTCTGAAACCGGCACGTCTGCGCGATGGCAAGCATGCGAAGGTAACGGCGGGCCCCCTGCTCCGAAAAGGCACCGGAAATCTTGCGTTGTACCGCCAAGTGACGTAGCGCCCGCTCCGCGGCGTTGTTGTTCCAGGGAATCCCATCATCGTCCAAAAAACAGAAAAGCGAGTTTCGGTACCGCTCGAATCGTTTCTGGTATTTGGCGGTGAGTTCGTGATACCCAGAACCCTCGCCAATCCGCTGCTTATAAAAACGCTCCACCTGCTTCTGGTGCTTTCGCAAATGGATCGCCTTCAAGCCGAAGCGCTGGACGTCTTCAAGCATTGGGCCAAGCAGGTCACGCACGGCAGACACGAACTGCTCATACTCGACGTCAAACGGGTTCTTCCATAGGTCATCGTTCAGATCCCTTATAAGATGGACGAGGCATTTTTGTTGCCGCCAGGGTAAACTGTCGTACCCGCAGTAAAAGTCGGAAACCAGGGTGCCGCTAAACCCTGCGAGCAGTTGTTTCAGGAAGTCGGTTTCTCGAGTTTCCGTAAGACGGAAAATCACGCGGCTTCCATCCGTTATGACCCACACAAACTGATGAACGCCAAGGATGCTCATTTTGGTTTCGTCCACGTGGATCACTGGGCTCTGAAGGAGTTGACGAAGCAACAACGCCTCTGCCGGCGCGTATCGATCTGAACACTGATTCACCAGGGTTTCGATGACCCCTGGCTCGATGCGTTCGTGAAAAAAATCTTGGGTCGCCTTTGCGATGAGTCGGTAGGACAAGCGGAGGGCTACCCGCTGATACGCCGCCCAGGCCTGCAACCCGCGACCATAGATCTGATTGCGTGAGCGCTCGAGGGCGGGTGGCAAATACGCTTTGTGACACAGGGGGCAATAGGCTCTTCTTCCGACGTACCGCATGACAACTTTTCTGAACCCGCTTTTGGTCAGTACGAGATCGAGCAGGGATCGCGTGGCGACCCGTTTTGATGGCCTCAAAGCCTGCGCGGGATGCTCGGGGCATTTTCGCTTGCGTGGAACCGAAACCAAACGCCCTTTGGCTTTGGATAGCTTGCCTTTTCTGGATATGCGCCGTCCGATTTGCCTTGAACGGACGCGCGTGCCGGTTTGTGCATCACGGAACCGCAGTTTTTTCTGTGAGTAGTTCCAGTGAGCGGATCTTAACAATCCTTCGAAAGCCCGATGCAATTCGGCTCCGCACTCGGTAGCAGTCTGTTTTGGCGCATCAGCAAAATCCACATCGGTGCGAGTTTTCGATTCATGCACGAGCGTTGTAAGGTGGTCCGCCAGCACGCTCAAGGCAGTGCAGTCATCTTCGTTGTAGGCGATTAATTGATCTTTCAGGGCCGGCAGGTGCTCGTGCTCCCAGCGGTATCGCTGGACGATGGCCTGAAGGCCAGAAGCATCGGGAACTCGCCACCGAGCCCCAAGGGTAGAAGCGATGTCCTTGAGCCCATTGGAGTAGGTAGGAAAGTAAACGCGGGCAAAGATAATGGACACCAGATTGACGGCTGCGTTGATGGCTTTGGCCGACGCCGAGCTTTTGGGCGGTCCACCGTATCGTTCACGCATCCGGGATAGAAACGTAGATTCGTAGTGGCCGTAATGTATCAGGACCGGGTCTGGAATTCCTGACAGAATCTGCAGAAAATCGGTCCAGATTTTCTTTTCTGCATCCGCATCGTCAGCCCAGAGGCTATGCTGGACGAACCCTTGAGCCGTTTTGAAACGAACGCCGATCAGGTAATAGAAATCGCGGTCCGGTAGCCCCTCGACATCCAGATAAACCGGTGTGTTTTGAATGCTCAGCTCGGGAGTTTCGACAATGTAAATTTTGCCCTCCCGAATCGCGAGGGCCTTAAGGGCATGACTGTACTTCGGACGCTTGTCAAACAGCCGTTTCGATCTTCGCCGTGGCCGGAACGTGTAAGAGAGTTGGGTTATGCTAAAGATACCTTTTCTGTGCAATTTTGCCCGTTCTTTCTCTGTCATGCTGGGCAGCAAACTGAGCTCCTCTTTCTCAGTGGCCGCCTGCCGACACCTGGTTCGATACTCGCACTCGATACAATGATGATTGAGAATCAGCTCCGGTGGCGAATGACGGGAAAGCGTGGCGGAAATCTCCTCGGAAAGCATTTTTACCTCGTTCGCCAATGCGGAGGTTTTAACTGTCAGCGAGGATCGGCTGTCATTATACATGAGCTTGCCGAAGCAGATCTCACGGCCGATGAGCTTCGAGAGTACAAATCCATCGAACGCCACCAACAATCTATCAAGGCGAGTAACTTTGCTCGTACGGGCAAACCGAACAGGGACGAACTGCGTGGGCTGGCCACGACCTTTTGACGGGACACGCTCGAGCGCGTGCAGGCTGGATTCAACCTCGTGGCTGCGAAGAACGCATCTGAATGCAATTCGCCATTTGGCCGTCTTAAGGTCAGTCGTGATGGGCCATCCAACGATGCATTCCCCTGTCGCAGTTGCTGCCATGAGGCGGTTGCGACCCTCGCGTTGGCAGGATTCGTTCTGAGTCTGGATCCAGTCGGCGTAAGCATTTCCGGACCCGACTTCGCCGAGGGATCGCAAATAGCATTTGGTACGGCAATGGAAAAAGGCTTCGAAGAGTTCGGCAGTGATTATCATGAGGTCACAAAAGCGACGCGGCGAGCGGGCGCAATCTGTCATCGCGCTGGAGTGCGATCGAGGGGTTCTTGGCTCTGGCCCTGAAGGTTTTCGAGACTGGTTACCTTTATAACCTCGTTCTTCCAGCATCAACACGCGGGGTAGAGAGAGCGGGTAAACCGCGAGTGTAGAAGGCTTCCGGATACCTTCGGGTCAATCGCGTGCTTCCTGATGACCCTTGAGCCAGGGTTCCACCTTTAATCGCTTGACCCGTTTGGGCTAACTTCGAGCAATCCGTACCAGTCCCGGCAATTTGGGTGTAGCGACTCCTTTCCGAGCGGCTACCCGAGTCCTGTCGAAGTGTGATGTTCGTAAGTCAGCCTTGGTCTCCGAGCCCGCTGACGCAATCCGTCCGGACCAGGTGATCGCTTTTTGGATTGGTGCCGGGACACCTCCGCCATCTTGCGTCATCGCAGGAGGGAATGGCCCGTTGCCCCAAATATTGGGGTTCAGAAGCAAGGGGTCGCCACAGAAGGAATGCGCGCCGATTGGATGAACTTGCCTCGGGACACCGCCGGTTGGATATTGCATGCAGGTGGCCGATTCATCACCCCAAATCGCCTACAATGGCGAACTGCAGCCGCTGGCGGAGCTTCTGGCGGGAGTAAAACGACCCGGGGATTTTTACGTCAGCGGTTCCCTGGTGGCACCCCTGCCGCGGCTGGACATAAAGGGCGTCGGTACCATTTCGTTTCCGCTGCCCGAAGCACAGGCACGAGAAGTCATTGGGCAGGCCGAGCGGGCGCCCTACGGCAAAGGCGAGCAGACCTTGGTCGATCCTGCGGTTCGAAAGGTCTGGCAGGTGGCGCCAAGCAAAATTCGGCTCAGCGGAACGGCGTGGCCGGCAACCTTTGAAACCATCCTGGCGCGAGTCACCCAAGGCCTGGGCTGCCAGCAAGCGCCCGTCACTGCCGAACTCTATAAGCTGCTGTTATACGATACGGGCGGCTTCTTCGTTTCGCACCGGGATACCGAAAAGACCCAGGGCATGTTTGGCACGCTGGTGGTCGTTTTGCCGTCGCTGCACCGCGGCGGCGAACTGGTGGTGCGCCATGCCGGACGAGAGGTCTCGCTGGAGTTGGCGACTCAAGATGTTTCGCAACTGAACTACGCGGCCTTCTATGCCGATTGCGAGCACGAGGTTCGTCCTGTCACGGGGGGTAACCGGTTGTGCCTGATCTACAACCTCATCCAGCGGCGCGGGGGTAGCAGGCGATCCAAAGCCTTGGCTGCGCCGGACTATGACGCCGAGATTGCCGCCGCGGCCAAACTGCTTGCGGACTGGACAAAGGGCCCCGAGACGGCGCCGAAACTCGTTTACTTGCTGGAGCACCAATACAGCCCGGCCGGGTTGTCGTTTTCGGGTTTGAAGAACGCCGACGCGGCCCGGGGCAGGGTCCTGGTTCAGGCGGCTCAACGCGCCGGCTGGGCGGTTCATCTGGGCATTGTCCATATCGAAGAAACGGGGCCCGCCGAGCTGACTGGCTACGACCCCTACTATGACCGGTCCGGGTGGGGCCGGGGCTACGACGAGGACGAAGGGGAAGAAGACGAGGCAGCCGAAGACGACTTCGAGGTGGTCGAGATCAGTGACTCCCGGCAATACCTCAGCAACTGGGTGGACTTGCAGGATCGGGCGGTGGATTTTGGAAAAATTCCGCTCGGGGCGGGTGAACTGTTTCCTGAAGGGGCGCTAGACGACGAAAAGCCCGACGAACAACGCGTCATGGAGGCCACCGGCAATGAGGGGGCGAGCTTCGAGCGGGCCTATCGTCGGGCAGCCCTCGTCCTCTGGGACAAGAAGCGATACGCCCAAGTTTTGCTGCAGGCGGGAGCGAGCGCGGCCCTCCCCTACCTGAGGCAACGCATCCAGGAATGGTCTAGCCGACCCGAAAGCTCTTCGGAGCGCTCCCGATCGTGGTCACAGGTGGCGTCCCTGGCACGACGCATCATCGATGCGTGGGCCGCCGGCCCGCATTCTTATCGAAGCTATCTGCGCGATAAAAAGCAGGCGGGCAAACGCGTCGAAATGCTCGAGCTTCTGGACGGCACACGAGATGCCGACCTGATCGGGCGTTTCATCGAGAAGGTGGTGGTGCCTCAATACGACGGGGGCGAAAACGCGCAGTTGGTGGCCTGCAGCCGGTTGTTGGAACCGCCAAAGGCAGCTGAGCTCTTCTCCGCGCTCGTGCAGACACACATGCCTCGATTGCACGGCGCCTGCGTGGACCTGCTGAGCCGGTTGGTGAGCAACCAGGGCCGCAAGCCTGCGCCGGGCCTGCTCGCGGCAAACCGGAAGATCGCGGGCTCGACGGTGAAGGCGCTCTCGAAGATTAACCTTCGTAAGGAGGCATCCCCACACGCGGAACGGGAGGAGGACGAGGACTGGGAGGATGATGATGAATGGGGGGACGAGGAAGTGGAGGGGCAGGAAGAGCTCAAACCCGTTGAGGCAAATTCAGTCGCCACCCTTTTTGACGCGCTCCGGCAACTGGAAGCGCCGAAGCTCGGTGACGCCGCCGCCGCGAGCCTGATGGCCGATCCGGAGACCTATGCGCCGGACACGGTGCTGGTGCCGGCGCTTTCCCGTCTACACCAGCAGCACGGCGCCAAAGCCGCCGATGCGGCTTTCTGGCGCTTATGGAAGCATGCGGCGGAATTTCTCCTGGCGCGCAGTGAGTTTCCACCCCGGGAGCCCACCGATTGGGCTCAGCCGGTTAACCTGGCTTGCCGCTGTGCCGACTGCCGCGAATTGCAAGCCTTCGCAGAAGATCCCGTACGCCAGGTTCACCGACTTCGCGTCCGCAAAGATCGCCGCCGGCACCTGCATCGGGTCATTGACCATTACAAATTGGACATGACGCACCAGACCGAGCGCGTTGGATCGCC of the Verrucomicrobiota bacterium genome contains:
- a CDS encoding DEAD/DEAH box helicase family protein encodes the protein MSDERPPANAVPFSFTGKLTEAQRVALNALLEHEDGVLVAPPGSGKTVIACAAIAARAVSTLILVHRRPLLEQWRAQLQAFLGLEKSAIHILQSSRHTGAPLALGMLQAVARADSAAALFADYSHLIIDECHHVPAASFEATLKECPARFTLGLTATPVRKDGLQKILYLQCGPIRHRIEMDHDDAVARTLIVRQLVLGLPEQRAPIHLVWQGLVNSPERNRSIVADVASAIGEKRFCAVLSDRKDHLQCLQSLTRERLGDVGDALFRIDGSVGKKQRRALFQELHRLAGEGKPFVLFATSSFLGGGFDLPELNTLVLAMPISFTGRLIQYAGRLHRRSSGKTDVRIYDYVETDNPLTVSMHRKRLATYRQLGYQLCGPPGNDQDLFSEGGTSSDARDRT
- a CDS encoding type II toxin-antitoxin system HicA family toxin — protein: MAKFPVDAPLERVLRTLAALGFEVVRRGNHVALSRLEADGSRTPLTLPHHRTIKGSTLRTALTQTGISREEFLRAWERS
- a CDS encoding IS66 family transposase codes for the protein MMLEERGYKGNQSRKPSGPEPRTPRSHSSAMTDCARSPRRFCDLMIITAELFEAFFHCRTKCYLRSLGEVGSGNAYADWIQTQNESCQREGRNRLMAATATGECIVGWPITTDLKTAKWRIAFRCVLRSHEVESSLHALERVPSKGRGQPTQFVPVRFARTSKVTRLDRLLVAFDGFVLSKLIGREICFGKLMYNDSRSSLTVKTSALANEVKMLSEEISATLSRHSPPELILNHHCIECEYRTRCRQAATEKEELSLLPSMTEKERAKLHRKGIFSITQLSYTFRPRRRSKRLFDKRPKYSHALKALAIREGKIYIVETPELSIQNTPVYLDVEGLPDRDFYYLIGVRFKTAQGFVQHSLWADDADAEKKIWTDFLQILSGIPDPVLIHYGHYESTFLSRMRERYGGPPKSSASAKAINAAVNLVSIIFARVYFPTYSNGLKDIASTLGARWRVPDASGLQAIVQRYRWEHEHLPALKDQLIAYNEDDCTALSVLADHLTTLVHESKTRTDVDFADAPKQTATECGAELHRAFEGLLRSAHWNYSQKKLRFRDAQTGTRVRSRQIGRRISRKGKLSKAKGRLVSVPRKRKCPEHPAQALRPSKRVATRSLLDLVLTKSGFRKVVMRYVGRRAYCPLCHKAYLPPALERSRNQIYGRGLQAWAAYQRVALRLSYRLIAKATQDFFHERIEPGVIETLVNQCSDRYAPAEALLLRQLLQSPVIHVDETKMSILGVHQFVWVITDGSRVIFRLTETRETDFLKQLLAGFSGTLVSDFYCGYDSLPWRQQKCLVHLIRDLNDDLWKNPFDVEYEQFVSAVRDLLGPMLEDVQRFGLKAIHLRKHQKQVERFYKQRIGEGSGYHELTAKYQKRFERYRNSLFCFLDDDGIPWNNNAAERALRHLAVQRKISGAFSEQGARRYLRMLAIAQTCRFQNKSFLNFLWSGRADVDKYEDGPMEGRGPQWPRSV
- a CDS encoding 2OG-Fe(II) oxygenase, which translates into the protein MADSSPQIAYNGELQPLAELLAGVKRPGDFYVSGSLVAPLPRLDIKGVGTISFPLPEAQAREVIGQAERAPYGKGEQTLVDPAVRKVWQVAPSKIRLSGTAWPATFETILARVTQGLGCQQAPVTAELYKLLLYDTGGFFVSHRDTEKTQGMFGTLVVVLPSLHRGGELVVRHAGREVSLELATQDVSQLNYAAFYADCEHEVRPVTGGNRLCLIYNLIQRRGGSRRSKALAAPDYDAEIAAAAKLLADWTKGPETAPKLVYLLEHQYSPAGLSFSGLKNADAARGRVLVQAAQRAGWAVHLGIVHIEETGPAELTGYDPYYDRSGWGRGYDEDEGEEDEAAEDDFEVVEISDSRQYLSNWVDLQDRAVDFGKIPLGAGELFPEGALDDEKPDEQRVMEATGNEGASFERAYRRAALVLWDKKRYAQVLLQAGASAALPYLRQRIQEWSSRPESSSERSRSWSQVASLARRIIDAWAAGPHSYRSYLRDKKQAGKRVEMLELLDGTRDADLIGRFIEKVVVPQYDGGENAQLVACSRLLEPPKAAELFSALVQTHMPRLHGACVDLLSRLVSNQGRKPAPGLLAANRKIAGSTVKALSKINLRKEASPHAEREEDEDWEDDDEWGDEEVEGQEELKPVEANSVATLFDALRQLEAPKLGDAAAASLMADPETYAPDTVLVPALSRLHQQHGAKAADAAFWRLWKHAAEFLLARSEFPPREPTDWAQPVNLACRCADCRELQAFAEDPVRQVHRLRVRKDRRRHLHRVIDHYKLDMTHQTERVGSPQTLVCTKTRWTYEKRRQQYAQDIRHFKTLAAIAEKFPKKHQRLLDRMRQAIGRAGR
- a CDS encoding type II toxin-antitoxin system HicB family antitoxin, whose amino-acid sequence is MPSHLKLVIEKHPDGFVAYPLGLGRGAILGQGDTYEAALADVRSAIAFHVETFGPESLAPAEDGPILEAFVTEVAVPG